Genomic DNA from Oreochromis aureus strain Israel breed Guangdong linkage group 2, ZZ_aureus, whole genome shotgun sequence:
ttgttgttttgaacTTACCATTGCCTCCGGATCAGAGAATGTGCTGTTAAGGTCCACTGTCTCTAGCTGGGCAGGAGGGCTGCAGAGAAACATCAGGGATTAAAATAACAGCcacattaaaataatattttacacTTGAATACATGCAAAATATCACGACTGAGGCCTTGCTACACAAGAAGAAAGTCTGTAGCACTGAGTGTGAGTATGTCTGTGACTATTACTTGAGCTTGAGTGAAGCATAGCGGAGAGTAGCTCCTTCAAACGCCTTAAGACTGGGATCAGGATAGACTGGATAGTCCTTCAGATCCTggagcatgaaaaaaaaaacagatattcAGAAAGGAAATAAatctttgtttgtatttttaaacaACCCACTTCTcctcaaataaaaaaagagacagtTTCAATAAGTGCGACTTACGTTGGCTGtgcaggtggtggtggtgttgagACTTTGTACAGAAGAGGTGATGTCATTGAAAGGggtagaggaggaggatgaagggGAGGGGGAGGATCCAGAGGGCGAGGGGACCGGCTCCACGGAGCTGTCGGATATCAGGCTGCTGGGGCGCTGTGGGAGAGACAGATGGGTGACGACAGAGAGACCGTGAGCTGCACAAACAGACTGATGATGGAAGGTACATCATTGATCATCAGCTGCTTTCAGATATGGAGGATTCTTTCTGAACACAACACAGAAGATGGTAAAGCCtgtcttttcatttgtgttgGGGTTTTTTACAAGCCACTTCGTGGACTTTTTCGataaagcaacattttttttaaataaatttgtaAATTGAAGGTTTTTCAGACCTTTCAACCACATCTTACTGTTCATCAGCATCTGCTTGTTGTTATGTAGAAGGATGTGGATCGACATCTCCAAAGGAAGAAAATTCCACATAGCGAACATCTAAACATAAATTTCTCTCAAAGAAAATGCAGGGAACCTTTTAAAAGTATCTGTATTAATACATTACTTTTATACATCTGCATCTACATCTGTTTGCTGCGGTTAACATTCAGCAGAATTAAATCCTGACTGACTGGGGACCGAGAGCATTAAGATACATAATGCTGTGAAGACCTTATTCATAAAAGATCTCATTATACTTTTAAAGGTGCTTTTAATCTTTAGGTCTGTTTAGTTCTCTGGGTCCTCTCACCTCATTGGGTGGCTTAAGCGAGTCCTGTGTGACCTGTTGTGGGTCATTCTCAGCATCATTGCTAGAAACGGTGTGTTGGTTGCTTGAGGCAACAGGTCGGTCGTACTGCGTAGTGCCGGTGGGCACGTGCCAAAAATAGACCTCTGATGAGTCTGAGATCTCCCGCCAGCCTGGGGGCAGCTCCCCTTCAACCCATACATCTGCTGCAGGATGACAGTGACAAATAAACACATACTATCATTCAGATAGTATTACACAGAGATGGGCTCtgcaaaaataaagcaaacaaataaacaaaaaacaacaagataaacacacatatataacaCACAAACTGCTGTGGCCAAGATAGATGTGGTCAGCCTGTCCCTGAACTTCTCCTTTATCCTCTACAATGATACTTTACTACAGCCAGCCCTcgtcttctcttcttctttttttctcttccattTTCACAAACTGCTATCTGCACTATCCTGCCCTTATGCCCATCCTAATCACGCTCTGCACCACATGGGGCTTACAGGGGGCTTAAAGGTTCCAGCAGTATTTCACTGGAGTAAGTGACTTGCTTGCTTAATGTGATGCTTTTGGTAAATTTCCAGATCAGACAGTCTGTAGGAGgtagagagatggagagagaggaggaatgAAAGGAGGGTGTAATTGAGGCATGATTAAAGGCTGACACAGATATGCAAATTTTTCAAGGGAACGATCAGATGGaaagataaacacacacacagatatatatacTGAACCTGTCTCTTTTGGAGTCTGTGGAGAGGGTGACTCCTGAGATAGGGTGGTCCAACTGGAGTCTTCATCTTCTGATGGAGTCTCGGGAGTCAGATCCATTCTTAAGCCCACTTTTGGAAGGCCGGTTTCTGGCTCAGGCTGAGGAGGGGGCGCCCGATTCCTGGTAGGCGTGGTCTTCTCTGCAGCTCTGGCCTGTTTAGGTGAAGAGGGTGGGTACTGCTGAAGAAACTGGTTCTCGTTGTTGGGGTGTAGCTCCACCTTGATCACCCGGGGCTGGGTGCTTCGGGGAGGCTTTGCAGGGCTGCGTGGGCTAGCCTGAACCTGGGCGCAGAGCTCCTCTTTGACCTGGGCTGGAACTTGATTCTGCAGGTGGTTGTGGTTGTCTGGAACCCACTCTGGGCTGTTGCTAGAagaagaggaggtggaggaaagAGGGGCTTCGACTACCACAGGTAGCAATGGCTGTCTTGGTGTCGGTGTGGGCTCATCAttttcttcatcctcctccGCCACCGGCTCaacctcctccttctcttccgGGCAGGTTTGCTTGCTGCTGGCCTTCTCCTCCTTCTGACTCTCCCTTTCTTTCACAGGACTAGCCTGTTCCTTCTCTGGGGAGGGCTGCTGCTTCTTTTCCCCCTTGTCCTCTTTGTTTCCCTGGTTTAGGTCCAGATCCCAGCCCTTTCCATGGTACTCCAAGAAGCTCTTGGTCCTTCTTCGAAAGGGCGGAAGCTGCGAGTTATCTTTCTCAAATTCTAGCCAGTCTGAAGTGGGATTATTGATGAGATCATTGTCAATTTTTCCCTCTGTATTGGCCCTGCTGAGCTCCAACTGCTGGCTCTCAGCTCGTCTCTGCATGTTGGCGCCATTCTTCGCCAGTTTGGGGTTAGTTGTATTAAACAgcgaggaagaggaagaagaggagtaAAGGGCGGAGCTGGAGGAGGACTTGGTGGGAAGGCCGCGTCCTCTGGTTACAGGTTGGTTTTTAGACAGCAAAGCCAAGTTGTCGCTTATCCCCATGGCGCTGCGCACGCTGGTCATCGCGTACCTCTGGCGGCTCTTCGGCAAGGTGGCCGAACTTCCGGTTTCCATGGACTCCTTGATAACATCTCGTCCAAGCAGCTGATTGTATGATGAGCGAAGGCTGAGAGAGGTCGGAGGGGTGGCAGAGGCCCCACTGCGATTCGCTAGACCAACGGTGGAGGGCGAGGAGCCAGAGCGGGAGAGGGGAGGAGTTTTTACTGACATCATGGCTGACTGGAAAATCACTGCAGAGATAGAGCTGATGGGAGAAGAGATGCCCTGTTAGAGGTTATGTAACACATTAAAACCTGACCTGCAGCTTTATatctaattattttttttgccagtATTGATTAAGCATGAAGAGGAGCTATTTTCGACTTCTGCCATGTTTGCCACAGCAGATTTTTAACACCGGATGCTCTTCCCGACCCAACCCCAAAAGGGTTCACTGACTATACTACCTTAAAAAAGTCTTGGTGATGTTTTGGTCTTTCCAGATGAGGCACTTTGAGCTATGTAGTCTAATTTAAAAAAGGTTTATTGAGTCAAATAATATATggattgacaaaaacattacataAAACCACATTTATTGTACACTTATttaacaaatgtttttaaaatgaaagatttATAAATATCAACCAGCCCTGAAGCCTTACTGCTCACTCACTTTATTCTAAGAGCTTTTTTTGTGGTTGCAAGATTATT
This window encodes:
- the LOC116324104 gene encoding amyloid-beta A4 precursor protein-binding family B member 2 isoform X2, with product MMSVKTPPLSRSGSSPSTVGLANRSGASATPPTSLSLRSSYNQLLGRDVIKESMETGSSATLPKSRQRYAMTSVRSAMGISDNLALLSKNQPVTRGRGLPTKSSSSSALYSSSSSSSLFNTTNPKLAKNGANMQRRAESQQLELSRANTEGKIDNDLINNPTSDWLEFEKDNSQLPPFRRRTKSFLEYHGKGWDLDLNQGNKEDKGEKKQQPSPEKEQASPVKERESQKEEKASSKQTCPEEKEEVEPVAEEDEENDEPTPTPRQPLLPVVVEAPLSSTSSSSSNSPEWVPDNHNHLQNQVPAQVKEELCAQVQASPRSPAKPPRSTQPRVIKVELHPNNENQFLQQYPPSSPKQARAAEKTTPTRNRAPPPQPEPETGLPKVGLRMDLTPETPSEDEDSSWTTLSQESPSPQTPKETDVWVEGELPPGWREISDSSEVYFWHVPTGTTQYDRPVASSNQHTVSSNDAENDPQQVTQDSLKPPNERPSSLISDSSVEPVPSPSGSSPSPSSSSSTPFNDITSSVQSLNTTTTCTANDLKDYPVYPDPSLKAFEGATLRYASLKLNPPAQLETVDLNSTFSDPEAMSFPVRSLGWVEMAEQDLCEGRSSVAVHHCIRQLSYCRRDIRDSAGVWGEGKGMLLVLQDRMLTLVDPDDRSLLHSQPISSIRVWGVGRDHDRDFAYVARDKNTRVLKCHVFRCDTPAAAIATSLHEICSKIMAERKSAKAAAGSSSQNGSDVPLQEFPMPKTELVQKFHVHYLGMTSVSRPIGMDIINGAIDSLVSSTGKEDWTPVILSIADTTVAVIKEKEEEEEVLVECRVRFLSFMGVGRDVHSFAFIMDTGSQHFQCHVFWCEPNAGSVSEAVQAACVLRYQKCLVARPPSQRAGSSSSPSADSVTRRVTTSVKRGVQSLIDTLKPKKQPSELPQQ
- the LOC116324104 gene encoding amyloid-beta A4 precursor protein-binding family B member 2 isoform X1, translated to MMSVKTPPLSRSGSSPSTVGLANRSGASATPPTSLSLRSSYNQLLGRDVIKESMETGSSATLPKSRQRYAMTSVRSAMGISDNLALLSKNQPVTRGRGLPTKSSSSSALYSSSSSSSLFNTTNPKLAKNGANMQRRAESQQLELSRANTEGKIDNDLINNPTSDWLEFEKDNSQLPPFRRRTKSFLEYHGKGWDLDLNQGNKEDKGEKKQQPSPEKEQASPVKERESQKEEKASSKQTCPEEKEEVEPVAEEDEENDEPTPTPRQPLLPVVVEAPLSSTSSSSSNSPEWVPDNHNHLQNQVPAQVKEELCAQVQASPRSPAKPPRSTQPRVIKVELHPNNENQFLQQYPPSSPKQARAAEKTTPTRNRAPPPQPEPETGLPKVGLRMDLTPETPSEDEDSSWTTLSQESPSPQTPKETADVWVEGELPPGWREISDSSEVYFWHVPTGTTQYDRPVASSNQHTVSSNDAENDPQQVTQDSLKPPNERPSSLISDSSVEPVPSPSGSSPSPSSSSSTPFNDITSSVQSLNTTTTCTANDLKDYPVYPDPSLKAFEGATLRYASLKLNPPAQLETVDLNSTFSDPEAMSFPVRSLGWVEMAEQDLCEGRSSVAVHHCIRQLSYCRRDIRDSAGVWGEGKGMLLVLQDRMLTLVDPDDRSLLHSQPISSIRVWGVGRDHDRDFAYVARDKNTRVLKCHVFRCDTPAAAIATSLHEICSKIMAERKSAKAAAGSSSQNGSDVPLQEFPMPKTELVQKFHVHYLGMTSVSRPIGMDIINGAIDSLVSSTGKEDWTPVILSIADTTVAVIKEKEEEEEVLVECRVRFLSFMGVGRDVHSFAFIMDTGSQHFQCHVFWCEPNAGSVSEAVQAACVLRYQKCLVARPPSQRAGSSSSPSADSVTRRVTTSVKRGVQSLIDTLKPKKQPSELPQQ